The Paenibacillus spongiae nucleotide sequence GAATCGGTCATTCGCGGCGGCGAAGAAGTGATCGATGTCGGGACGGGCTCGGGCATCCTTGCGATCGGAGCCGTTAAGCTTGGGGCGGAGCGCGTGCTGGCGCTGGATTTGGACCCTGTTGCCGTATCGTCCGCCAAGGAGAATGCCAAGCTGAACGGACTGCTTAACGAACGGATCCAAGTCCAGCTCAGCGATTTGCTGGGCGTGCTCCAAGGCCATGCATCCAACAATGAGCCCATTAACGTATCCGTGCCGGTTGACCTCGTGGTTGCCAATATCCTGGCGGAAATCATTCTGCTCTTTATCGATGACGTCTACGCGGCATTGAAGCCGGGTGGCATATATATCGCTTCAGGCATCTACAAGAACAAGGAAGACGATGTAAAGAAGGGCTTGACGGATGCCGGCTTCATGATTGTAGACGCGCAGCGCGATCAGGATTGGATCGCTTTCGTCGCCCGGAAACCGGAATAATTTGCAGAGGAAACATCCGGCAGGCAATCTGACGATTATCTAAATAGCAGAACGTTATAGGAGGTGAGTCCTTGTCCTTTCTGTGGTACCCCGTGGAAGACCTGCCCTTTGTTTTTCTGGTCATCATGATTGCTTTCACCGTGCATGAATTCGCTCATGCGTACAGCGCATACAAGTTTGGCGACAAGACGGCTTACGATGCCGGACGGGTGACGTTGAATCCCCGGGTGCATCTGGACGTTCTTGGAACGATACTCATACTAGTTGCCGGCTTTGGATGGGCGAAGCCCGTACCCGTCAATCGGGGGCGCTTCAAATATCCGAGGCTGATGGGGATTATCGTGTCCGCCGTCGGTCCGCTGAGCAATCTGCTCATAGCGGCGCTTGGCATCCTGGCCCTGTATGTTCTGAACGATACCGGAATTCTAGCCGCAAGCTCGGTCGGCGTGTACAAGGCGCTCATTCATTTTTTTAATTATTTGATTTCGATTAATATCATGCTTCTCATCTTTAATCTCATTCCGCTGCCGCCGCTGGACGGATATCGGATCATACAGGATCTTGTTCCCGTACGCGTCCGAATTCAGATGGATCAGCATGTCCAGTGGGGGATGTTTATCTTTCTGTTGATCGTATTTATCCCGCCGCTGCGCGAAGTTACGCTGGACCCATTGTTCGCGAATTCAAGCAAAATTATTTGGGCACTGCAAGGGTTTTATGAAAATTTCTTTTCTCCCTATGATTGGAGCAAGTTTGTAAGAGACTTCAACACCTGAGTCCCATCATGCTAGTGTTATCCAGGTTTAAAGAGGTAGCGCGCCGGGAATAAAACGTGTATGATGAAGGTTGGAGTTTTTTACGACGGATTTTTTGACGAAGGGTTAGTAACGATATGCAGCGATATTTTGTAGCGCCAGATCAGTTTGGCGAGCATTCGGTTATGCTGACCGGAGACGATGCGCATCACGCGGCTCGCGTTATGCGAATGGAGCCGGGCGATGAGATGATCGTAAGCGACGGTGTTGCGCGTGCGGCGCTAGTATCCGTCAGTTCGATCGCACAAGGCGAGGTACAAGCTCAGATCAAGGAATGGCTGCCCATGAGCGGCGAGCCGGCCTGGTCGGTTACGGTAGCGCAAAGCTTGCCGAAGGGCGATAAGATGGAGCTTGTCATTCAGAAGGGAACGGAGATTGGCGCGGCTTCATTCATGCCGTTTCAATCCGAGCGGATGATTGTCCAGTATGATGGCAAGAAAGAAGCGAAGCGTCTGGAGCGTTGGGGGAAGATCGCCAAGGAGGCGGCGGAGCAAGCGCACCGCAGCCGGATACCGGGGGTCGAACCGGTACGGACCTGGCGGGAAATGATCGCATCGATCGCAAGCTATGATGCGGCATTGTTTTGTTATGAGAAGGAAGGCGGAGCGGCGGGCACAGGCTTACGCAGCG carries:
- a CDS encoding site-2 protease family protein — its product is MIAFTVHEFAHAYSAYKFGDKTAYDAGRVTLNPRVHLDVLGTILILVAGFGWAKPVPVNRGRFKYPRLMGIIVSAVGPLSNLLIAALGILALYVLNDTGILAASSVGVYKALIHFFNYLISINIMLLIFNLIPLPPLDGYRIIQDLVPVRVRIQMDQHVQWGMFIFLLIVFIPPLREVTLDPLFANSSKIIWALQGFYENFFSPYDWSKFVRDFNT
- a CDS encoding RsmE family RNA methyltransferase, whose amino-acid sequence is MQRYFVAPDQFGEHSVMLTGDDAHHAARVMRMEPGDEMIVSDGVARAALVSVSSIAQGEVQAQIKEWLPMSGEPAWSVTVAQSLPKGDKMELVIQKGTEIGAASFMPFQSERMIVQYDGKKEAKRLERWGKIAKEAAEQAHRSRIPGVEPVRTWREMIASIASYDAALFCYEKEGGAAGTGLRSAVGEIRNRLGEEEGQMKILLVVGPEGGFTEREAAEAEAAGAVIVGLGKRILRTETAAMVGLACLMYESGEMGGV